In the genome of Gemmatimonadales bacterium, the window GTACGCGGCGCGGACGCCGGAGTCGCCGTCCGCGCTGCAGCGGCTCGCGGAGACGGTGGAGGACACGCTTCGGGCGGGCCGCGTCTCGGCCACCGCCATCAAGAGCACGATGGACACCATGGCCGCGGCGGGCCGGGTCGTGGGCGGCATCGCGGCGGCGGGCAAGGCGGTGGTGGACGAGGTGACCGGCCAGCGGCCCGCGCCCCCGCCCGGGCCCAAGGCCGCCCCGGAGCCACCGGAGGGCGGCGCGCATACTGCTTGATTTCGCCCGGAGCGGCCCGGTATCTTCCGCCATGGAAAGCCGTATTCGTCCGCTCGACGGTCTCGCCTTCGACGACGTCCTGCTGGTCCCCGGCCATTCGACGGTGCATCCCCGGCAGGTGGACGTGTCCACCCGCCTCACGCGCACCATCTCCCTGAACCTGCCGTTCGTCTCGGCGGCGATGGACACCGTGACCGAGGCGGAGATGGCCATCGCCATGGCGCGGCTCGGCGGCATCGGGGTGATCCACAAGAACCTGCCCATCGACCGGCAGGCGGCCGAGGTGGACCGGGTCAAGCGGTCGGAGAGCGGGATGATCCTCGACCCGATCACGCTGCCCCCCGACCGCCCCATCCGCGAGGCGCTCCACCTGATGGCGCGTTTCAAGATCTCCGGCGTGCCGATCGTGGACACGGAGCGCCGGCTGGTGGGGATCATCACCAACCGCGACCTCCAGTTCGAGAGCAACCTCGACCGGCCGATCCGCGAGGTGATGACCAGCAAGAACCTGGTGACGGCGCCGGTGGGTACGACGCTCGAGGAGGCGGTGAAGATCCTCGCGCGTCACAAGGTCGAGAAGCTCCCCGTGGTCGCGGGCGACGGGAAGCTGAAGGGGCTCATCACGGTCAAGGACGTCTTCAAGCGGCGCGACTACCCCTCGGCGAACAAGGACCACCTGGGCCGGCTGCGGGTCGCCGCCGCGCTCGGCGCCACCAAGGACGCCGTCTCCCGCGCGCACGCGCTGCTCGACGCGGGATGCGACGTGCTGGTGGTGGATTCGGCGCACGGCCACAGCGAGGGCGTGCTGCAGGCGGTGGCCGAGCTGCGCCAGGCGCTGCCGGACGCCCAGCTGGTGGGCGGCAACGTCGCGACCCGCGAGGGCGCCTGCGCCCTGGTCGAGCGCGGCGTGGACGCAGTCAAGGTCGGCGTGGGACCGGGCTCGATCTGCACCACCCGCGTCGTGACGGGCGTCGGCGTGCCGCAGGTGACGGCC includes:
- the guaB gene encoding IMP dehydrogenase, with the protein product MESRIRPLDGLAFDDVLLVPGHSTVHPRQVDVSTRLTRTISLNLPFVSAAMDTVTEAEMAIAMARLGGIGVIHKNLPIDRQAAEVDRVKRSESGMILDPITLPPDRPIREALHLMARFKISGVPIVDTERRLVGIITNRDLQFESNLDRPIREVMTSKNLVTAPVGTTLEEAVKILARHKVEKLPVVAGDGKLKGLITVKDVFKRRDYPSANKDHLGRLRVAAALGATKDAVSRAHALLDAGCDVLVVDSAHGHSEGVLQAVAELRQALPDAQLVGGNVATREGACALVERGVDAVKVGVGPGSICTTRVVTGVGVPQVTAIQDAVAGASGVPVIADGGVKYSGDAVKALAAGADSVMMGAVFAGTEESPGESLLYEGRRFKVIRGMGSLAAMQEGSADRYFQEGEMSATKLVPEGIEGRVPYKGPVADVVFQLVGGLRSGMGYCGVATIRDLQTRTELVRITSAGLRESHPHDVSITREAPNYSP
- a CDS encoding DUF2281 domain-containing protein, with amino-acid sequence MNEFLRKRIERKLETLSDERVYQVLDYIEFLESKYAARTPESPSALQRLAETVEDTLRAGRVSATAIKSTMDTMAAAGRVVGGIAAAGKAVVDEVTGQRPAPPPGPKAAPEPPEGGAHTA